From the genome of Anopheles moucheti chromosome 3, idAnoMoucSN_F20_07, whole genome shotgun sequence, one region includes:
- the LOC128301166 gene encoding ribonuclease H1-like: MANYRGHNFQRDEDGFVKVYTDGSCEGNGTSRAAAGFGVYFDEGHALNTSKPVSGRATNNCGEIQAASSAIRTARENGVQRLAINTDSKFLIDSATKWMPGWKERDWTLANGGPVKNKADFQELDRELRTGNMQVKWNHVDAHRGNLGNERADQLARKGSEMYRNQRR, encoded by the exons ATGGCCAACTACCGAGGACACAACTTCCAACGGGACGAGGATGGATTTGTGAAAGTGTACACGGATGGTTCGTGCGAGGGCAACGGAACATCGCGAGCGGCTGCTGGTTTCGGGGTGTACTTCGACGAAGGACACGCATT GAACACTTCTAAACCGGTGAGCGGACGGGCCACGAACAATTGTGGCGAAATTCAGGCCGCCTCTTCGGCCATACGGACCGCTCGTGAGAATGGGGTTCAGCGACTGGCCATCAACACGGATTCGAAGTTTTTGATCGATTCTGCCACCAAGTGGATGCCGGGATGGAAGGAGCGCGACTGGACACTGGCCAACGGTGGTCCGGTGAAGAATAAGGCCGACTTCCAGGAGCTTGATCGCGAGCTGCGTACGGGCAATATGCAGGTCAAATGGAACCACGTTGATGCACACCGTGGCAATCTGGGTAACGAGCGGGCGGACCAGCTGGCCCGCAAGGGTTCCGAAATGTATCGAAACCAGCGACGTTAG